The following proteins are encoded in a genomic region of Ooceraea biroi isolate clonal line C1 chromosome 14, Obir_v5.4, whole genome shotgun sequence:
- the LOC105284450 gene encoding coiled-coil and C2 domain-containing protein 2A: MSSSHIDFVTGSTQQSQDNAELDLSLCYAYPVINNDEETGSVLTKSKETSRTRNDKNSWAEDGLYISENPFTNRIIKPYQLDNVKPLDYESGAQFRGKLMEIAIREVRLHAPRENQSESTIEVASVSVLFKRKVICKMNSPFNRELYKLLIRNWECHNLSIQVHTRRGESSTLPLPLPQRDVKDHKIEIDFAVDGKPNGTHAGTVTCTVSLSTYGSCQQEESKTYLCKPSNDPNDPQNGLYLPKLRKHSSRKKDIKYFLLADPALVFDAEMPTTRRKFTEDCKTPDIVVTEQPAFSLLDVSLKNFFQASRPLRPSSNTRRHRVVGRTILSVTLLRGVEVPVREESALVSPLLEVEWGNVVHATSVADGPAPVWQQTMHFELPKQSGEHYVKFRLYDQHPVWGQQWLGEARIPLERHRNYQELERWVALSPLLSPVLSFGYVQASPGQSHTRIYVLMKLEQPGNTNSVEANAIDTLLKGIQRCMTTPYKVIDVETIDDAARLVMLLPSLPMHYGPVAPRQALNVNKVDHYGRAALLATLLQGFGLQSYVLLGSSQISKWTAFVLTIEDNDVVLWNPEIADHYKLSDSRCSLMKVSRLINHSGMWENMQKSILPHNLKYNVAIGKDWRPLAPVNASSSNRPVQTLELTITAEEDAQEKEKAAQMEQFLRDKLSGWRSALGLTTIFNRHAVSVLRGFVSNIPNDVRPQLDKRDLKQLYRAYHTHGFLLNLRQTTLDELAEQIAATKVHNITGPIEFALVCHIQRYIGKVSSIWLALAILRSRS, from the exons GAAGAAACCGGTAGCGTGCTTACGAAAAGTAAAGAAACATCACGAACGCGgaatgataaaaattcatgGGCCGAGGATGGCTTGTACATTTCCGAAAATCCCTTCACCAACAGGATAATAAAGCCATACCAACTGGATAATGTTAAACCGTTAGATTATGAATCAGGAGCACAATTTCGTGGAAAACTCATGGAGATCGCAATACGCGAAGTTCGCCTTCACGCCCCTCGCGAGAATCAGTCCGAATCGACGATCGAGGTTGCGTCGGTCTCCGTATTGTTTAAACGAAAAGTGATATGCAAAATGAACAGCCCGTTCAATAGGGAGCTGTACAAATTGCTGATCAGAAATTGGGAATGCCACAATCTCTCGATACAAGTGCACACGCGCCGTGGAGAATCAAGCACACTCCCACTGCCGCTACCCCAACGCGACGTAAAGGatcataaaattgaaattgactTCGCAGTTGACGGGAAACCGAATGGGACGCACGCCGGCACTGTCACATGTACCGTGTCCCTTTCGACATATGGCTCCTGCCAGCAAGAAGAAAGCAAAACATATCTCTGCAAACCGAGCAATGATCCGAACGATCCGCAGAACGGCCTCTACCTGCCCAAGCTACGGAAACATTCTAGTCGGAAGAAAGACATTAAGTATTTTCTACTGGCGGACCCAGCTTTGGTTTTTGACGCCGAGATGCCTACGACGCGTAGAAAGTTCACAGAAGATTGCAAAACTCCGGACATTGTCGTGACCGAGCAGCCTGCGTTCTCTTTGTTGGATGTGTCCCTGAAAAATTTCTTCCAAGCCAGCCGCCCGCTTCGACCATCATCCAATACCCGTAGACACCGAGTCGTAGGAAGAACGATTCTTTCCGTCACGCTTCTGAGAGGGGTGGAAGTCCCGGTGAGGGAAGAATCGGCACTAGTCTCACCACTTCTGGAAGTAGAATGGGGCAATGTTGTTCATGCTACTTCTGTAGCTGATGGGCCCGCGCCAGTGTGGCAACAGACAATGCACTTCGAATTGCCCAAGCAAAGCGGCGAACATTATGTTAAGTTCCGTTTGTACGATCAGCATCCTGTTTGGGGTCAACAGTGGCTGGGCGAAGCAAGGATCCCACTCGAACGTCATAGAAATTATCAGGAACTCGAGCGATGGGTAGCTTTATCCCCTCTGCTGAGTCCGGTGCTGTCGTTCGGCTACGTGCAAGCTAGTCCTGGACAATCGCACACTAGAATCTATGTGTTAATGAAACTGGAGCAACCTGGAAACACTAATTCCGTAGAGGCTAATGCTATTGATACCTTGTTGAAAGGGATCCAACGTTGCATGACAACTCCTTATAAAGTAATTGATGTTGAGACGATTGACGATGCGGCACGGCTTGTTATGCTTTTACCATCATTACCTATGCATTACGGTCCGGTTGCTCCACGCCAAGCGTTAAACGTGAATAAGGTGGATCATTATGGCAGAGCAGCCCTGCTAGCTACGCTGCTACAGGGTTTTGGCCTGCAATCGTACGTTTTGTTGg GCTCCTCGCAGATAAGCAAATGGACTGCATTTGTGTTAACTATTGAAGATAATGACGTTGTCTTATGGAATCCTGAGATCGCcgatcattataaattaagtGACAGTCGCTGTTCATTGATGAAAGTATCCCGTTTAATCAATCATTCTGGG ATGTGGGAGAATATGCAAAAGTCCATTTTACCtcacaatttaaaatataacgtagcgATTGGCAAAGACTGGCGGCCGCTTGCACCTGTAAATGCATCAAGCAGCAATAGGCCCGTTCAAACATTGGAATTGACTATCACAGCCGAGGAAGATgcgcaagagaaagaaaaagcggCACAAATGGAGCAATTTTTACGAGACAAATTGTCGGGTTGGCGTAGTGCTCTTGGTTTAACAACAATATTTAATCGTCATGCAGTCAGCGTTCTGCGAGGTTTTGTTTCCAATATCCCAAACGACGTGAGACCTCAACTGGACAAACGAGACTTGAAACAGTTGTACAGGGCTTATCATACGCACGGTTTCCTCCTGAATTTACGTCAGACTACTCTTGACGAATTGGCGGAACAAATAGCCGCCACGAAGGTTCATAATATTACGGGTCCCATCGAATTCGCTCTCGTTTGCCACATACAGCGATATATCGGTAAAGTGAGCTCGATATGGTTGGCTCTAGCGATCTTACGGAGCCGTAGTTAA
- the LOC105284449 gene encoding elongation of very long chain fatty acids protein 4 — translation MAALINSTAQFINDAYDYYLWTLSLADKRTRGWLLVDSPRPMLLYTMLYLFIVWAGPKIMKTRKAFKLTWALVPYNLAMACLNAYIAIQLFVASTRLQYSYVCQPIKHITRPDELQIANAVWWYYFSKLLEFCDTFFFILRKKDNQLSFLHVYHHSTMFSLWWIGIKWVPSGSTFLPAMVNSFIHVLMYSYYGLAALGPTVAKYLWWKKYLTILQLIQFTTALVLGINGIRSGCDFPLWMQYALVIYMVSFIVLFGNFYAKAYIAKGKQVYAEKRLERLRAAEAAKQLDSAITNGTVTNGHANGYTNGVSKKKTQ, via the exons ATGGCGGCCCTCATTAATTCTACGGCACAATTCATCAATGATGCATACGACTACTACCTCTGGACGCTGTCTCTCGCAG ATAAGAGGACGAGAGGATGGCTACTGGTGGACTCGCCGAGACCAATGTTACTGTATACGATGTTATATCTTTTCATCGTTTGGGCGGGTCCTAAGATCATGAAGACGCGGAAAGCCTTCAAATTAACATGGGCACTGGTGCCCTATAATCTTGCCATGGCCTGTCTTAATGCATATATTGctattcaa TTGTTTGTAGCTTCTACGAGGTTACAGTATAGTTACGTGTGCCAGCCAATAAAGCACATTACACGTCCTGATGAACTACAG ATTGCTAACGCAGTTTGGTGGTACTACTTTAGCAAGCTTCTGGAATTCTGCGATAcattcttcttcattttgaggAAAAAGGATAATCAGTTGAGCTTCCTTCACGTTTACCATCACTCTACTATGTTCTCGTTGTGGTGGATCGGTATCAAATGGGTACCGAGTGGGTCCA CTTTCCTGCCAGCGATGGTAAACAGCTTCATCCACGTGCTGATGTACTCGTATTACGGACTCGCCGCGTTAGGCCCCACGGTAGCCAAGTATCTCTGGTGGAAGAAGTACTTGACGATCCTTCAACTGATCCAGTTTACGACCGCTTTGGTATTGGGCATTAACGGCATCCGATCCGGATGCGACTTCCCTCTCTGGATGCAGTACGCCCTGGTGATTTACATGGTCTCCTTTATCGTCCTGTTCGGAAACTTCTACGCCAAAGCCTACATTGCGAAG GGTAAACAAGTGTACGCGGAGAAGCGGCTGGAAAGGCTAAGAGCCGCCGAGGCGGCGAAGCAGCTGGACAGCGCGATTACCAACGGAACTGTCACGAACGGACACGCGAACGGTTACACGAACGGAGTGTCCAAGAAGAAGACCCAATGA